The nucleotide window agactgcgtgcgtgcgtgtgtgtgtgtagtgagactgtgtgagagtgtgtgagtgtgtgtgtgtagtgagtgagtgagtgagtgagtgtgtgtgtgtgtgtgtgtgtgtgtgtgtgtgtgtgtgtgtgtgtgtgtgtgtgtgtgtgtgtgtgtgtgtgtgagtgagactgcgtgtgtgtgtgtgtgtgtgtgtgtgtgtgtgtgtgtgtgtgtgtgtgtgtgtgtgtgtgtgtgtgtgtgtgtgtgtgtgtgcgtgtgtgtgtgtgtgagtgagactgtgtgtgtgtgtagtgagactgtgtgtgtgtgtgtgtgtgtgtgtgcgtgcgtgcgtgtgtgtgtgcgtgcgtgtgtgtgtgtgagactgcgtgcgtgcgtgcgtgcgtgtgtgtgtgtgtgtgtgtgcgtgtgtgtgtgagtgagactgtgtgtgtgtgtgtgtgtgtgagtgagactgtgtgtgtgtgtgtgtgtggtgagtgagactgtgtgtgtgtgtgtgtgtgtgcgtgtgtgcgtgtgtgtagtgagactgtgtgtgtgtgtgtgtgagtgagacgtgtgtgtgtgtgcgtgtgcgtgtgcgtgtgagtgtttgtgtgagtgagactgtgtgtgtgtgtgtgtgcgtgtgcgtgagtgtgtgtgtgtagtgagactgtgtgtgtgtgtgtgtgtgtgtgtgcgtgcgtgcgtgcgtgtgtgagtgtgtgtgtgagtgtgtgtgcgtgtgagtgtgtgtgtgtgtgtgtgtgtgtgcgtgcgtgcgtgtgtgagtgtgtgtgtgtgtgcgtatgcgtgtgcgtgtagtgtgtgtgtgtagtgagacTGTGTGtagtgagactgtgtgtgagtgagactgtgtgtgtgtgtgtgtgtgtgtgtgtagtgagactgtgtgtgtgtgtgtgtgtgtgtgcgtgcgtgcgtgagtgagactgtgtgtgtgtgcgtgcgtgcgttgagtgagactgtgtgtgtgtgtgagtgagactgtgtgcgtgcgtgcgtgtgtgtgtgtgtgtgtgcgtgcgtgcgtgcgtgcgtgcgtacgtgtgtgcgtgtgcgcgtgtgtgcgtgcgtgcgtgcgtgcgtgcgtgcgtgcgtgtgtgtgtgtgtgtgtgcgtgcatgcgtgcgtgtgtgtgtgagtgagtgagactgtgtgtgtgtgtgtgtgtgtgtgcgtgtgtgtgtgtgtgtgtgtgtgtgtgcgtgcatgcatgcgtgtgtgtgtagagtgagtgagactgtgtgtgtgcgtgtgtgctgcgtgtgtgtgcgtgtgtgtgtgtgcgtgcgtgtgtgtgtgtgtgtgtgcgtgcagtgcgtgtgtgtgtgtgtgtgtgtgtgcgtgcgtgtgtgtgtgcgtgtgtgtgtgtgtgtgtgcgtgcgtgtgagtgagactgtgtgtgtgtgtgtgtgtgtgtgagtgagactgtgtgtgtgtgtgtgtgtgtgtgtgtgtgtgtgtgtgtgtgtgcgtgcatgcgtgcgtgtgtgtgtgtgcatgtgtgtgtgtgagtgagactgtgtgtgtgtgtgtgtgtgtgtgtgtgcgtgcatgcgtgcgtgtgtgtgtgtgtgtgtgtgtgcgtgcatgcgtgtgtgtgtgtgtgtgtgcatgtgtgtgtgtgtgtgtgtgtgtgtgagtgtgtgtgtgtgtgtgtgtgtgtgtgtgtgtgtgtgtgtgtgtgtgtgtgtgtgtgcgtgtgtgtgtgtatgtgtgtgtgtgagtgtgtgtgtgcgtgtgtgtgtgtgtgtgtgtgttgtgtgtgtgtgtgtgtgtgtgtgtgtgtgtaatcatgtCTCAGTTCCAGCTCTCTCTGCCTTGTAGGGGAGTTCCCATCCGAAGCCGTTCCCAGGAGACATCCTGGAGTTTCCTCGGAATAAATACTTCTCCCATTTTGGAATTTActacggagagagagatggagtgcccTACGTAGCACATCTCACCTGCAGAGgtctgtctatacacacacacacacaaacagtcttGTACAGCTCATCTTGTGTGGAAACACAATTCAGTCCAATTAAAATTCCTATtttcccctaacccctaactctaaccccaccTAGAAATagaatttgaccttgtggggGATTAACAAAATGTCCTCCAGTTGGTCACATTTTTGTTACTTTACTATTCTAGCATAGTAcagttaaacacgtccacacatatgcacacacacacacacacacacacacacgtacactcacacttacacacacacactacacttacacttacacacacacgtacactctacacacacacgtacacacacacacacacactcacacgtacacacacacgcacgcacacacacacacacacacgtacacacacacacacacacgctatgctgtactgactgactgcgtgtgtgtgcagACTCGGAGACGAAGCTCCTGCTTTTTGGTCGAGCCCTGAAGTCAGAGGTCAAACTGGACCCAGTGGAGGTGGTGGGACAGAGATACAAGGTAACACACTCAGATATGGTAAATATTTAGATTATTCtagattgtgtgtgtatgtgaggtcaTAGCTCcttcaaccatgtgtatgtgaggtCATAGCTCcttcaaccatgtgtatgtgaggtCATAGCTCCTTCAACCATGCGTATGTGAGGTCATAGCTCcttcaaccatgtgtatgtgaggtCATAGCTCcttcaaccatgtgtatgtgaggtCATAGCTCCTttcaaccatgtgtatgtgaggtCGTAGCTCCTCTAACCATGTGTATCTGAGGTCATGGCTCCTTCAACCATGTGTATCCTTCAACCATGTGTATCTGAGGTCATAGCTCCTCTAACCATGTGTATCTGAGGTCATAGCTCCTCCAACCATGTGTATCTGAGGTCATAGCTCCTCTAACCATGTGTATCTGAGGTCATAGTTCGCTCTTACCATGTGTATCTGAGGTCATAGCTCCTCTAACCATGTGTATCTGAGGTCATAGCTCCTCTTACCATGTGTATCTGAGGTCATAGCTCCTCTAACCATGTGTATCTGAGGTCATAGCTCCTCTAACCATGTGTATCTGAGGTCATAGCTcctctaaccatgtgtatgtgaggtCATAGCTCCTCTTACCATGTGTACTGTAGGTGAGGAACATGCTGGATGAGATCCATCCTCCCAGGGACTTCTACACTGTTGTGAAGCCTGCCATAGACGATATGATGGGTAAGGATATCACCTTCGACATCTTGTTCCATAACTCTGAACACCAGGCCACGCTCTTCAGATATGGACTCAAGAAGTCTACACAGGTAAGGGTAGGGGTGGTGAGAGTCTTTGATGGTGGTACGATGTGCAACCATGTCTGGTGTGGTTGGTTGTAGATTGAAAAGGTCTGTTGTGATTGGTTGTAGATTGAAAAGGTCTGATGTGATTGGTTGTAGATTGAAAAGGTTTGATGTGATTGGTTGTAGATTGAAAAGGTCTGATGTGATTGGTTGCAGATTGAAAAGGTGTGTTGTGATTGGTTACAGATTGAGAAGGTCTACATCCAGATCCTGCCCACCTGGAAGGAGCTGTTTAAGAAGAGGAAGTTGTAACAATGACTACAACAGCGGCTGTGTTCTAGAACTCTGCCTACAGTCTGACgccccttctcccccttctccccccttctccctgGACCTCATGCTGGGCCATCTCCTTTCTTACACCAGTACATTCATTTTTAAATCCTCGAGGGAGAATCACCTGTTGTTCTACTCCTCACCAGCAGAGGAAACCAAAACAACTACCATCCTGAAGTCTGGCCAACTTACTTTCTGTTTTGCTCCACTGTGGTGAGGATGGTGTGGATCAGCCTAAGGATTCCTGCTAATGAGGAACAAGGAGAATCATAGCAGATTGGAATGTATAGTTAAAATAGTATTTAACTCCAGTGTAGTGTATAACAACTCCAGTGTAGTGTATAACTCCAGTGTAGTGTATAACTCCAGTGTAGTGTataactccagagagagagaggagagaagggggagagagagaaagagagagaggagagaagggggagagagagaaagagagagaggagagaagggggagagagagaaagagagagagagagaagggggagagagagaaagagagaggagagaagggggagagagagaaggagagaggagagaagggggagagagagaaagagagaggagagaaggggagagagagagaaagagagaggagagaaggggaagagagagaaagagagaggagagaaggagagagagaaagagagaggagagaaggggaagagagagaagagagaggagagaaggggagagagaaagagagaggagagaaggggaagagagagaaagagagcgagagaaggggaagagagagaaaggagaggagcgagaggagaggagagaaaggagaggagagaaggagagagagagagagaggagagaagggagagagagaaagcgagagaggagagaagggggagagagagagaagagagagaggagagaagggagagagagagaaagagagaggagagaagggggagagagagaaagagagaggagagaaggggaagagagagaaagagagaggagagcaggggaagagagagaaagagagaggagagaaggggaagagagagaaagagagaggagcgagaaggagagagagaaagagagaggagagaagggaaagagagaggagcgagaaggagagaaagagagaggagcgagaaggagagagagaaagagagagaggagagaagggggagagagagaaagagagaggagcgagaaggagagaaagagagaaaaagaggcagGGGTTGAGTATGGGTTTTACGTCTTCAGTTTAAAGGGATGAGTGCGAAATAATATGAGATGAAATGCAatttgttgttgtggtggtgtggtcaAATGAAACAACGGAAAGTATGAATCTGTTGTGTTCTAGGGAATGAAAATACGTGGCACAATAAAGGAAGGCATTTATTTACAAATATCATTGCATCTTCAACGCCCTCCTTTCCTTATGTTAATATGTGTGCTATTATGAATGTGTGTAGAGCATCGTGGAGGAAAGCTGGAAAATTCATCTGCAATAACATTTCCGGAAGCATAAATATAAAAAGTTGTTGGATCAC belongs to Oncorhynchus masou masou isolate Uvic2021 unplaced genomic scaffold, UVic_Omas_1.1 unplaced_scaffold_7917, whole genome shotgun sequence and includes:
- the LOC135537480 gene encoding phospholipase A and acyltransferase 1-like, translated to MGLGSSHPKPFPGDILEFPRNKYFSHFGIYYGERDGVPYVAHLTCRDSETKLLLFGRALKSEVKLDPVEVVGQRYKVRNMLDEIHPPRDFYTVVKPAIDDMMGKDITFDILFHNSEHQATLFRYGLKKSTQIEKVYIQILPTWKELFKKRKL